GGACGGCCGTGGTCGTCGTAGTCGTCGGTGTGCTCGGCGCGGTGCTCGTCGGGGCGCGGCTCGCGCAGCGCATCCGCCGCGGGATCCTCGCCGTGTGCGCGGCTGCCGACGGGCTCGCCGCAGGAGACCTCACGGTCGAGGTCGTCGTCCGGACGAACGACGAGCTCGGTGCGCTGGCACGATCTCTCAACCAGGCCCAGTCCTCCTTGCGGGAGACGATGACCGGCGTCGTCGGCGCCGCTCAGGCGGTCGCCGACGCAGCAGCAGGCCTGTCCGCCGGTGCATCGACCATGAGCGTGGGCTCGGCGGAGTCGACGGGGCAGATGAGCACCGTGGCCTCCGCCGTCGAGCAGGTCACCCGGAACGTCGAGACGGTCGCAGCAGGCGCCGAAGAGATGAGCGCATCGATCCGGGAGATCGCCCAGAACGCGAACGAGGCAGCGAAGGTCGCGCAGTCCGCGACGGCCGTCGCGCTCACGACGAACGAGACGGTCGCCCGTCTCGGTACCTCCTCGCAGGAGATCGGGAACGTCGTCAAGGTCATCACGAGCATCGCCGAGCAGACGAACCTGCTCGCGCTCAACGCGACCATCGAGGCCGCCCGCGCGGGCGAAGCAGGGAAGGGCTTCGCTGTCGTCGCGAGCGAGGTCAAGGACCTCGCTCAGGAGACTGCTCGAGCGACCGAGGACATCGCGCGCCGCGTGGCCGCGATCCAGGTCGACACCGGTTCGGCGGTCGAGGCGATCGGGGAGATCTCCACGATCATCGCGAGCATCAACGACTACCAGATGACCATCGCGTCCGCGGTCGAGGAGCAGACAGCCACGACGAACGAGATGGGACGCTCCGCCGCCGAGGCCGCGACAGGCTCTGGCGAGATCGCGGGCAACATCGTGTACGCCTCGCAGTCTGTCGGTCGGTCAGGTGAGGCGATCATCGACATGAACGAGAGCATCATCCAGCTCTCGGAGATCGCCGCCGATCTCCGCAGCCGCGTCTCGACGTTCACCTTCTGAGGCCCGGGATGCCTGCTCTGCGGACACCACCGGTGCTGGTCCGCGGCCTCGCCGGATCGATCACGACAGCCCGCTCGCGGGTCGCCGCCACGTGGGCGAGCTCAGGCGGACGCCTGCGGGCTCGCGCCACCTCCACCGCACCGACCGGCCAGCCTGCCCGCCAGCCGGGCGGGCTCCGGGCGCGCTGGACCGACAGATCGATCGTCACGAAGATCATGGTCGCCGTCGGTGTCATGGCCGTGGCCGCGGTGCTGGCCGGGGGAGTGGGCGCGGCGTCCCTCGCCACGGTCGACCGCCAGTCCGACGAGCTCTACGTGTCGCACGTCGTGCCGATGCAGTACCTGTCGGACGTCCAGGCGATGTTCCAGGCCGACCGTGCGCGGACGCTGCAGTACGGGCTCGTGAACGAGTTCACGCGCGCGGAGCTCGAGGCCCAGCTCGAGCAGAGCCTCGGCGAGCTCCAGGCGCTCATCGTCAAGTACACCCCGTACGCGATCAGGTCCAACGACATGGAGACGCTCGCGTACGGCATAGACAACTACCACGACATGGCGGCCTCGGGCCTCTTCCCGCTCGTCGACAGCGAGAGCGAACGAGCCTTCGGGCTCTACGTCGACGGCACGATGGAGCCGTTGAGCTCGATCGTCGTCGACCCGTTGCAGCGAGAGACCCTCGCGCAGTCCGACGCGGTCGCCGAGCTCTCGGCGCAGATCCACACCACAGCGACGCGATCGACCATCCTCATCGTCGTTGCCACCGCGCTCGGTGCGCTCTCGGCGCTCGGGCTCGCCCTCGTCGTGGCGCTCTCGGTGAAGTCGCGTCTCGGATCGGTGCAGACCGCGCTCGCCGCGGTCGGCGAGGGCGACCTCACGGTCGCGTCGGGGATCACCGGGCACGACGAGATCGGCGACCTGGCCGGGTCGTTGGCTCTCACGCAGGAGAACCTGCGGACCTTGGTCGCGAAGGTCGCCGCCGCGTCGCACAGCGTCCGGGGTGCGGTGAACGACCTCTCCGACGCGAACGCGACCGTGGCGACAGGCTCGGAGGCGACGAGCACGCAGGCGGTCGTCGTCGCGTCTGCGGCGGAGGAGGTGAGCCGGAGCATCCAGACCGTCGCTGCGGGCGCTGAGGAGATGGCGGCCTCGATCCAGGAGATCGCGGTGAATGCGCAGGCTGCTGCCGAGGTCGCCCGCAGCGCGACGTCCGTCGCCGACTCGGCCCATGAGTCGGTCGGCCGGCTCGGGGTCTCGAGCGAGGGGATCGACGCCGTGGTCCGGTCGATCGTCAAGATCGCCGCGCAGACGAACCTTCTGGCGCTCAACGCGACGATCGAGGCGGCACGGGCAGGGGAGGCCGGCAAGGGCTTCGCTGTCGTCGCGAGCGAGGTCAAAGACCTTGCGGCGTCGACGGCGCGCGCGACTCAGGAGATCGTCGAGCGGGTCGGCGCGATCCGTCTCGACACGGCGTCGGCGGCTGGTGCGATCACCGAGATCGCGACGATCGTCGCGACGATCGACGACTACCAGATGACCATCGCGTCGGCGGTCGAGGAGCAGACGGCCACGACGCAGGAGATGACGCGGTCGGTCAACGAGGCGGCGACGGGTTCCGGCGAGATCGCTGCGAACATCACGGGGGTCGCCTCCGCCGCGTCGGAGTCGAGCGAGACCGTGACGCGGATGGGATCGACGGTCGAGCTCCTGCTGCGAACCTCGGGCGAGCTGGACGACCAGGTCACCCAGTTCACCTACTGACAGGGCTGACCGGTGCTCGCCGGCTGCGTCGACAGTTCACCTCCCGCCGGTACGGCGAGCGCCTCACACCCTGTGAGCCGTGGCCGATAGGAGGATCGGCCACGGCGCACGCGCGTGACCTGGACAGGAAGCAGGACATGAAAAGCATCTCGGGCAGGGCACGTTCCCGTGCGGTGGTGGCGCTGACGGCAGTCGTCGCGTCGATCACGCTCGCGGCGTGCAGCGCAGGCGACGTCACGGCAGGAAACGACGACCAGCTGGTCGGCGTCGCCATGCCGACGACCACCTCTGCCCGATGGGTCGCTGACGGGAAGAACGTCGAGGCTCAGCTCGAGGCGCTCGGGTACACGGTCGACCTCGAGTATGCAGAGGACGACGTACCGACCCAGGTCGCGCAGATCCAGAAGATGATCGACGACGGCGCGGACCTCCTCATCGTCGGCTCGATCGACGGCACGGCCCTCACGGCGCAGCTCGCCGCGGCGGCCGCTGCTGACATCCCTGTCATCGCCTACGACCGTCTCATCCGCGACAGCGCGGACGTCGACTACTACGCGACGTTCGACAACCATCGTGTGGGCGTCCAGCAGGCCACCATGCTCCTCGAGGGGCTCGGTGTCGTCGACGACGCCGGCGCGCCGACAGGTGCGACGGGCCCGTTCGTCGTCGAGCTCTTCGCGGGCTCTCCGGACGACAACAACGCGACCGTCTTCTACGACGCGGCGATGGACACCCTCCAGCCGTACATCGATCGCGGGGTCCTCCAGGTCCCGTCGGGCGAGACCGACTTCGAGACCGTGGCCACCCTCCAGTGGAACGGCGACACGGCGGCCGAGCGCATGAACAGGCTCCTCGCCGACACCTATGCGGGCACCGACCTCGTCATCGACGGTGTCCTTGCCCCGAACGACGGCATCGCGATCGCCCTCCTCGCCGCGCTCGCGGCCGACGGGTACGGGACAGACGCCGAGCCGCTCCCGGTCACCACGGGCCAGGACGCCGAGATCCCGTCGGTGAAGTCGATCATCGCGGGCGAGCAGTACGCCACGATCTACAAGGACACCCGCCAGCTCGCCGAGGTCGCGGTCTCCATGGGCGACGCGCTCCTCAAGGGCGAGGAGCCCGAGGTCAACGACGTGACGTCGTACGACAACGGCGTCCAGGTCGTCCCGACCTACCTCCTTGCTCCGGTCGTCGTCGACGCGTCGAACTACGAGGCGCTGCTCGTCGGCGGCGGCTACTACACGGAGGACGAGCTCAGATGACCGCCACGTTCTCGACAGACCTGCGCACGCACTGGTTCTGGGACCGCCCCGTCTGGGCGAAGATCGCGACGTCGCTCGTGGTCATGGCGGTCGTCTTCGGAGCGGTCGGCGGGCTCGGTGCCGTCGCCCTCGCCCGGGCAGGCACGCACCTCGACGAGGTGAACACGCTCACGGGCGAGCTCCAGGGCGACCTCGGCGACCTCCGCGCGGCGCAGGCCACCAGCCACCTCCTCGTCCGCCGGGCGGCCGGCGCGACGGACGACGCGATGCGCGAGCAGATCCTCACGTCCTCGGCGTGGAACGACCGGACGGTCGAGCAGCTCATCACCGAGGTGGAGGGTTACGAGCAGTCGAACACCCAGCAGTGGAGCGACTTCGTCGATCGCTGGGAGGCATGGACCACCTACCGCGACGCGACGGTGCTCCCGCTCGCGACCGCGGGCGACGTCGCCGGTGTCGAGAACGCTCTCGCCGCTGACGTCGCCGGCGACCCGGACAGCGCAGGGCGGGCGCTCCTGCTCGCTCAGGGGCAGATCGACTTCCAGGTCGGTGCCGTGCTCGCTGGGGCTCAGGACGAGGTGCGGCGCACGATCATCGCGCTCGTCGTCGGGTTCGTCGTCGGCGCAGGCATCGCGGTCACCGTCGCTGTCCTCGTGACGCGCCGGATCACGACGTCGATCAACGACGTCAAGGTCGCGCTCGAGACGATGGCGACCGGGGACCTCACGCACACGGTCGAGATCCGCAGCCGCGACGAGCTCGGTCAGATGTCGGCGTCGTTCGACGAGGCGCAGGTGAACCTGCGCGCCGTGATCACGGGGGTCATCGACACTGCCGCCACCGTTGCTGCTGCTGCGGAGGAGCTCGCCACCGCGAACTCCGAGGTCGCTGCCGGGACGGAAGAGACGAGCGCCCAGGCGGGCGTCGTCGCAGCGGCTGCAGACGAGGTCAACCAGAACGTGCAGACTGTGGCCGCGGGCGCCGAGCAGATGGGTGCCTCGATCCGCGAGATCGCGACCAACGCGAACGAGGCCGCGAGGATCGCCAGCCGGGCGGTCGAGCACTCCACCGAGACTGCCACGACCGTCGGCCAGCTGGGCGAGACGTCCCAGGCGATCGGCACGGTCGTCAAGGTCATCACGAGCATCGCGGCTCAGACGAACCTCCTCGCGCTCAACGCGACGATCGAGGCGGCCCGCGCCGGCGAGGCAGGCAAGGGCTTCGCGGTCGTCGCCGGCGAGGTCAAGGAGCTCGCGTCCGAGTCGGGCCGTGCGGCCGAGGACATCGCCCGCCGGATCGAGGAGGTGCAGAGCCAGACGGCGTCTGCCGTCTCTGCGATCAGCGAGATCACCGCGATCATCTCGAGCATCAGCGACTTCCAGCTCACCATCGCGTCGGCGGTCGAGGAACAGACCGCCACGACCAACGAGATGAGCCGGGGCGTCTCCGAGGCTGCGCTCGGTGTCGGCGAGATCGCCGCGAACATCGGCGGTGTGGCATCAGCCGCTGCCGTCTCCTCCGAGATCGTCACGCAGATGGGCGATTCGGTCTCCGAGCTCGCCAAGATGTCTGCCGACCTCCGTGTGCGCGTCGCGCAGTTCACGATCTAGGGGCTCGACGACATGAACAGGACCAGCAGATGACCATCCGTGTAGTAGTGGTGGACGACTCGGTGGTGATCCGCCGGCTCGTCGTGCAGGCGCTCGAGAGCGACCCTGACGTCGAGGTCGTCGCGACGGCGGCCAACGGGCGCCTCGCGCTCGCGAAGATCGAGCAGCACGCGCCGGACGCTGTGACGATGGACATCGAGATGCCCGAGCTCAACGGCGTCGAGTCGGTGCGCGAGCTGCGCAAGCGCGGGCACACGATGCCGATCATCATGTTCTCCACGCTCACCGAGCGTGGTGCGACGGCGACGTTCGACGCTCTCGACGCGGGGGCGTCCGACTACGTGGCCAAGCCGTCCAACGTCGGGAGCATCAGCGAGTCGCTCAAGGCGGTCGCCGACCAGCTCATCCCCAAGATCCGTGCTCTCGTGCCGAGGCCCCTGACCAGCTCGCCGACGGCACGCTCCGCAGGCACCGTTCCCGGAGGCGTCCGTCCGAGCGTCGCGGCGCAGCGGCACACGGTGATGCTGCGGGCGACCCCCCGCAACCACCCGGTCCGTGCGGTCGTCCTCGGCAGCTCGACCGGCGGGCCCGAGGCGCTCTCGCGCGTCGTCGAGCGCCTCACGGAACCTTTGCCCGTGCCGCTCCTCGTCGTCCAGCACATGCCGGCGATCTTCACGCGCCAGCTGGCGCACCGGCTCGACCGCCTGGGGCCGTCCCAGGTGTTCGAGGCCGTCCACGGCCAGGTCCTCGAGCCCGGGTGCGTGTACATCGCCCCGGGCGACACGCACCTGGAGCTCGAGGGCACGGCTGGCCGGTATCGGGCGAAGATCACGCACGGCGCCCCGGTGAACTTCTGCCGGCCGTCGGTCGACGTCCTCTTCCGGTCGGCGCTCACGGTCGTGGGCCCCGATCTCCTGGCAGTCATCCTCACGGGCATGGGTGCCGACGGCAAGGTCGGTGCGGGCGCGGTGGCCGACGCCGGTGGGACGGTCGTCGTCCAGGACGAGGAGACGTCTGTCGTGTGGGGCATGCCTGGCGCGACAGCGATGGCCGGGTACGCGCACAGGGTGCTGCCGATCAGCGAGATCGGCCACACCATCGCAGGGATCGTCCGAGCGAGCCAAGGTGCACAGGAGGTGTCACGGTGAGTCTGACTGCAGAGAGCTTTACGTTCGTCGCGGACCTGGTCCGCAAGAAGAGCGCCATCCACTTGCCTCCGGGCAAGGAATACCTTGTCGAGAGCCGGCTCATGCCGCTCGCTCGGCGAGCAGGGCTGTCGGTCGACGACTATGTCCGACGACAGCGCACATCGGCCAGCCTCACGGAGGCGGAGCTCATCGTCGAGGCGCTCACCACGAACGAGACCAGCTGGTTCCGGGACGCGCTCCCGTTCGTCACGCTCGCGGGGCATGTTCTGCCCGAGGTCATGGCCAACAAGCCGGTGACCGCTCCGTTGAAGATCTGGTCCGCCGCGTGCTCGACGGGGCAGGAGCCGTACTCGATCGCGATGGCGCTCCTCGACGCGCTGTCCGGACCGTCGCCGCGCATCGAGATCACGGCGACCGACCTCTCGGGCGAGGTCCTCGCCAAGGCAGAACGAGGCGCGTACTCGCAGCTCGAGGTCAACCGCGGGCTCCCCGCCAAGTACCTCGTCAAGCACTTCACCAAGGCGGGCACCGAGTGGCAGATCAGCAAGGAGCTGCGCTCGCTCGTCCGCTTCTCCAAGCACAACCTGCTCGGCGCACCACCTGTGGGGCCGTTCGACATCGTCTTCCTGCGCAACGTCCTCATCTACTTCGACGTCGAGGTGAAGCGGGACATCCTGCGGCGCCTGCGGACGTCTATGCGGCCCGGTGGCTTCCTCGTCCTGGGGGCGGCAGAGACGACAGTCGGCATCGACGACCTGTGGCAGAGGGTCCAGGTCGGGCGGAGCTCCATCTATCAGAACACGACAAGGAGCAGGACATGAAGGCGCTCGTCATCGACGACTCACGCACGATGCGACGCATCGTGTCTACGGTCCTCAGAGACCTCGGATACGAGACGACAGAGGCCGGAGACGGCCAGGAAGCGCTGGACGCGCTCGAGGCCGGCGGGGTGTTCGATCTTGCGTGCATCGACTGGAACATGCCCGTCATGGACGGGCTGACCTTCGTCACGAAGGTTCGAGAGAACAAAGACTGGCGGTCCCTCACTCTGATGATGGTGACCACCGAGAGCGAGCACGGCCAGATCGTTCGAGCACTCGCGGCGGGGGCCCACGAGTACCTCATCAAACCATTCACCCCGGACGCGCTCCGGGACAAGCTGGAGCTGCTCGGGCTGCTCCCGGTAGAGGAGACAGTGTGATCGCCGGAACGTTGACCGTGGACAGGGATCAGATCCTGGCCATCTCCCAAGACGTCTTCGCGGCCATGATCGACGGAGGCGAGACGATCGTCTTCGAGCGCTTCGGAGCCGTCCCTGAGCCCGCCGACCCGATCGTCGCGTGGGTCGACATGACGATCGGTGGCCTCGGCATCGGTGCGCGCGCGGTCGTGCGCACCGGGCGCCCCGTCGCGGACGAGCTCACGCGTGCCCTCCTCGTCATGAACCCCGACGAGGTCGTGACCCCCGAAGACCTCGCCGACGCGTTCGGCGAGATCGCCAACGTCGTGGGGGGCAACGTCAAGTCGCTCCTCGCGGCGCACGCCGTCCTGAGCCTGCCCGCCGTCGCGAGCGAGGCCCCGGCCATGGCCGAGCACCAGTTCTTGCAGGAGATTCCTCTCGACTGGCGCGGTCACGTCCTTGTCATGTCACTGTGGTCATTGAGCTGACCGACGAAACGCACCACCAGCACACGTTCGACCAAGGGGAGGGAAACCTATGTACGTCCTGATCGCTGACGACAGCCGCGTGATGCGGCAGATCGTGATCCGCACGCTCCGGCAGGCGGGCTACGACTGGAAGATCATCGAGGCCGCAGACGGCCAAGAGGTCTACGACCTGGCTCTCGCGGAGGAGCCAGATCTCATCTTGTCTGACTGGAACATGCCGAACGCCACGGGTATCGAGGCGCTCAACGCGCTCCGCCAGGCCGGCTGCATGATCCCGTTCGGCTTCGTGACCTCGGAAGGGTCACCAGAGATGCGCGACCAGGCTGACGAGGCGGGTGCGCTGTTCCTCATCGCGAAGCCCTTCACGGCTGAGTCGTTCCGTGACGTCATCGACCCGGTGCTCGTATGAGTGCCACGCCGCTGCCGAGCGCCCTGGAGGTCCGTGAGGTCCTCCAGGGTCTGCTCGGGCGAGATGTCGAGACGCTCACGGGTGGCGCGATGGTCGATCCGGGTGCACCGGGCGGCGCGCTCGTCGCGGAGTACATCTCGGACCAGATGCAGCTTGCTGCGCTCATCGTCATGGACCTGCCGATGGCGGCCCGGGCTGGGGCCGCGATCGCGCTCATGCCGTCGACGGCGTCGGAGGCCGACGTCGAGGCGGGGGAGATGTCGGACGTGCTTCTGGAGAACGCCGGCGAGATCCTCAACGTCCTCGCGTCGTTGTTCAACGCGGAGGGCGCGCCGCACCTGCGGCTCAATGCTGTGCACGCGCCGGGGGCGACGATCCCGGCTGACGTCGCTCCGTGGGTGATGGCGTACGTGGCTCGGCTCGACCTGGAGTGCGACGTCTCGGGCTACGGCCCGGGCGGGTTGTCCCTGCTCGTCATCTGACGTCTGCACGGCTCGAGCGGGTGAAAAAGAGGCCCTGGGGCAACCTGCGTCGTTGATCGCTGTGGTGCGCGCCTCTGGGTGCGGACCCGCAGGCTACGGTGTCGGTGAACTTGTGCTGGGGCTGTGAACGACCACGGGGGCGGGGGTGCGCGTGAGGCAGGCTGGCGGTCGTGTCGACGGTGCGCGCCGGGCTCTGTGGCACCTGCGCACGGGAGGTGTCCGTCAGCTGCGGACCTGGGCACGGCGCCGCCGGATCGCCGCAGGCCTGCCTGCGCGCTCGGGTCGTCTCGACCGTCATGGGCGGCTGACGTTCGACCCGTGGCCGCTCCCGGAGCGTGCCCCTCGACGCGCTGACCTGCGCGTGGGCGTCGTCCTCGACGACTTCTCCCGGCTCGCCTTCGGGTTCGAGTGGGAGCAGGTGCTGCTCGAGCCGTCGTCGTGGCAGCGGGTCCTCGAGGATCGGCCGGTCGACGTGCTCTTCGTCGAGTCGGCCTGGGCCGGCAACGGTGGGGCGTGGAGCTATCACCTCACCGGGCCGACCGCGCCGCGTCCGGCGTTCGTCGAGCTGGTGGCCTGGTGCCGCGAGCACGGTGTGCCGACCGTCTTCTGGAACAAGGAGGACCCGGCGCACTTCGAGGACTTCCTCGACGCGGCCCGGTTGTTCGACCACGTCTTCACGACGGACAGCGCCATGGTGCCTGCGTACCGTGACCGGCTGGGCCACGACAGGGTGGGGACGCTGGGCTTCGCAGCGCAGCCGGTGATCCACAACCCGGTGCGGGCGCACGGGCGCGGTCCGGAGCGTGACGTCGCCTTCGCGGGGATGTATTTCGCTCACAAGTATCCGGAGCGTCGTGAGCAGATGGACCTGCTCCTGGGCGCTGCCCATCGGGTGAGCGGCCGCATGGAGACGGGCCTGGAGATCTTCTCTCGTCAGCTCGGGGGCGACGAGCGGTACCAGTTTCCGGTTCCGTATGCGGAGCACGTGGTGGGTTCGCTGACGTACGAGCAGACGCTCGCTGCGTACCGCGAGTACAAGGTGTTCCTCAACGTGAACTCGGTGGTGGACTCGCCGAGCATGTGCGCGCGGCGCGTCTTCGAGATCAGCGCGTGCGGCACACCCGTCGTGAGCGCACCGAGCGTGGCGATCACGGCGCTCTTCCCTCCGAACGAGGTCTTCACCGTGTCGGAGCCGGACGAGGCCGAGCACACTCTCCGCGCTCTGGTGCGCTCTCCGGAGCTGCGCGACCGTGCGACCCACCTGGCGCAACGGCGGATCTGGGAGGAGCACACGTACTCTCACCGTGCGGCGCAGGTGCTCGCTGCTGTCGGTATCGATGACGACGGTCTCCGGCGCCCGAGCGTCACGGCGATCGTGTCGACGAACCGCCCGCACCAGCTCGACCACGTGCTGCGGACCCTGGGCGCCCAGGTGGGCGTCCGCCCCCAGCTGGCTCTGCTGGCGCACGGCTTCGATCCTGACTGGTCGGAGATCCGTGCCACGGCTCGCGACCTCGGCATCGACGACCTCGTGACGCTCACGGCAGACGCGAGCGTCACGCTCGGCGCGTGCCTCAACCTCCTCGTGGATGCCGCTGACGGCGACGTGGTCGCCAAGATGGACGACGACGACCTCTACGGCCCGCACTACCTCTCCGACCAGATGTACGCCATGGACTACAGCGGGGCAGACGTCGTGGGGAAGCAGGCGCACTACATGTACCTGGAGGCTCTCGACGCGACCGTGCTGCGGTTCGCGGAGAAGGAGCACCGGTTCACCGACTTCGTCATGGGCCCGACGATCGTCGCGTGCCGCGACGTCGCCCGTGCTGCGCGCTTTGCCGACGTGGCCCGCGGTGAGGACACAGCGCTGCTCCGGAGCGCGGACGGCCTCGGCGCCACGATCTACGCCGCTGATCGGTTCGGCTTCGTCCAGGTTCGGCACGACGACGTCGCTGCGCACACCTGGTCCGCGTCGGTGGCTGAGCTGCTGGCCGGTGGCGAAGTACAGCTTTTCGGGCGCGCTGACAAGCACGCCTTCGTCTGAGCAGGGGAGCTCGTGTGGAGAACATCAAGACTGTTGCTGTCATCGGCCTCGGGTACATCGGGCTGCCGACCGCGGCGATCCTTGCAACCCAGGGGCTCGATGTCATCGGTGTCGACATCAAGCAGTCGACCGTCGATGCCGTGAACCGTGGCGAGGTGCCTTTCGTCGAACCGGACCTGGGCACCTACCTCGCGGGCGCGGTCAAGCAGGGGAACCTCTCGGCGAGCACGAAGACGCCGGCTGCGGACGCGTACATCGTCGCGGTCCCGACGCCGTTCTGCGAGGACCACGCACCTGACCTGTCGTATATCGAGGCGGCTGCGGACGCGCTCGCGGAGCAGCTGGTCGGTGGTGAGCTCATCATCTTGGAGTCGACGTCTCCTCCGGGGGCGACGGCGCACATGGCGCAGCGCATCCTGGCGGCGCGACCGGACCTGGATCAGGCGGACGAGCGGACGATGCTCTACTTTGCGCACTGCCCCGAACGAGTGCTGCCGGGACGGGTCATGATCGAGCTGGTCACCAACGACCGGATCGTGGGCGGGTTGTCGGACCGAGCGGCTGAGCGTGCAAAGTCGTTGTATGAGACCTTCTGTCAGGGGGAGATCCTCCTGACGGACGCGAAGACCGCTGAGATGGCGAAGCTCGTGGAGAACTCCTTCCGAGACGTGAACATCGCGTTCGCGAACGAGCTCTCCCAAATAAGTGATCGGCTAGATATCGATGTGTGGGAGCTAATTCGCCTCGCAAATCGGCACCCACGGGTCAATATTCTCCAACCAGGACCAGGTGTTGGTGGGCACTGCATTGCGGTGGACCCATGGTTTATTGTCGAAGCAGCTCCGGATCTCGCTCACTTGATTCGCACGGCACGGCATGTGAATGATGCGAAGCCACAGTGGGTTATTGATAAGGTGTGTGCAAAGGCGGACCAGGTGGCTCAACCCGTGGTGGCGATCTTCGGCCTCGCATTCAAAGCGAATATTGACGACCTCCGGGAATCGCCAGCGCTAAAGATCGTCGAC
This sequence is a window from Sanguibacter antarcticus. Protein-coding genes within it:
- the wecC gene encoding UDP-N-acetyl-D-mannosamine dehydrogenase, which gives rise to MENIKTVAVIGLGYIGLPTAAILATQGLDVIGVDIKQSTVDAVNRGEVPFVEPDLGTYLAGAVKQGNLSASTKTPAADAYIVAVPTPFCEDHAPDLSYIEAAADALAEQLVGGELIILESTSPPGATAHMAQRILAARPDLDQADERTMLYFAHCPERVLPGRVMIELVTNDRIVGGLSDRAAERAKSLYETFCQGEILLTDAKTAEMAKLVENSFRDVNIAFANELSQISDRLDIDVWELIRLANRHPRVNILQPGPGVGGHCIAVDPWFIVEAAPDLAHLIRTARHVNDAKPQWVIDKVCAKADQVAQPVVAIFGLAFKANIDDLRESPALKIVDSLSRRRPSAQFLVVEPHVKQLPEELISRDNVRLVGLDEAVEKANVAVLLVDHADFASDSIDPISAAFEHVVDTRGMWQ
- a CDS encoding glycosyltransferase family protein gives rise to the protein MRQAGGRVDGARRALWHLRTGGVRQLRTWARRRRIAAGLPARSGRLDRHGRLTFDPWPLPERAPRRADLRVGVVLDDFSRLAFGFEWEQVLLEPSSWQRVLEDRPVDVLFVESAWAGNGGAWSYHLTGPTAPRPAFVELVAWCREHGVPTVFWNKEDPAHFEDFLDAARLFDHVFTTDSAMVPAYRDRLGHDRVGTLGFAAQPVIHNPVRAHGRGPERDVAFAGMYFAHKYPERREQMDLLLGAAHRVSGRMETGLEIFSRQLGGDERYQFPVPYAEHVVGSLTYEQTLAAYREYKVFLNVNSVVDSPSMCARRVFEISACGTPVVSAPSVAITALFPPNEVFTVSEPDEAEHTLRALVRSPELRDRATHLAQRRIWEEHTYSHRAAQVLAAVGIDDDGLRRPSVTAIVSTNRPHQLDHVLRTLGAQVGVRPQLALLAHGFDPDWSEIRATARDLGIDDLVTLTADASVTLGACLNLLVDAADGDVVAKMDDDDLYGPHYLSDQMYAMDYSGADVVGKQAHYMYLEALDATVLRFAEKEHRFTDFVMGPTIVACRDVARAARFADVARGEDTALLRSADGLGATIYAADRFGFVQVRHDDVAAHTWSASVAELLAGGEVQLFGRADKHAFV